The Macrobrachium rosenbergii isolate ZJJX-2024 chromosome 12, ASM4041242v1, whole genome shotgun sequence region atatatatatatattatgagtcattctctctctctctctctctctctctctctctctctaaacacataTGGCTATAGATGCAGGTGTTGAGAATCTCACAacgaaaaacaattatataagtgAAGAATGACCTtccaaataaatcattatttgacGTACATCGAACCGATATAAACAAAAGCGAAGTTAACAACGAAAGTAACTACCCATCTATTCATGCGTTCTATTATTAGTgctatcataataaaataaacgaGAACAGGAAAAATGTTATCAAATACAATGCCATAGCTAATCTGTCTGTGTTACATTCGTTATAATATCCGCATCggataggtaaaaaataaaagattaccaATGACCCATTTCAATTCTATTTCTGTTCCATTCTATATATTATGATTCTCGGAAAATAATTCTTTGTCATATTCGAATCAGATAGGCCAAGAATTATAATTGTCATTActataattcagaagatgaacctagttcatatggagcaagcccaaaggggccattgacttgaaattcatgcttccaaagaatatggagttcatttggAACGAGTAACAGAatgtgataggaaatacagaaaggtgagatcagttattaggaaagaaaaatagctaaaaaaaatataaataaataaaaatgtaaactgtaaaataccaggagaattgctttagggtagtaatgcactgcatcttcgcttgaaagtTTGAGTTTCCAGTTGCGCAACATATTTTCTCTGTATATTGACCATCAAGCAAGACCACGACCAGGAGATCAGAATAtactcactctttctctcacatATGGATATCGTGACCTCATTTTGTCCAGCGGCCGAATTCCTCTTATTGATCCTACATTCGACGCCCCCAGATTGGGTTTAATATCGGTCCCAATGTTCTCTCAGGACATTTCGGAGATATATAATCGGGCGTATTTTTGCCAGGGGGCCCAAAAGGAATTATAGCTTGATTATTGTACCTATAAATTCAAAGGACTATTTTTAAAGTTTGGTGAGAATGGCTGTAAATTCTCCATCTGACGTTATATAAAGGTTCATAAATCCTACGctttccattctctttctctctctgtgtacattcaggtatatatatatatatatatatatatatatatatatatatatatatatatatatatatatgtacataaatatacaaattatttccaagttatattaaatattataattatatatatatatatatatatatatatatatatatatatatatacatacatacatacatgcgcacacacatgcacaaaaacacacacacacatatacagtatatatatatatatgtgtgtgtgtgtgtgtgtgtgtgcacgcgcgcgcgggGCGTGCTtatgtgcatatgtttatatattaacaGAAAAGCAAAGACACCCACAAACACGAAAGCACTGAAATGCCGAAACACACACCCAATACTCTCCGACCGAAGAGGAGGAGAACGCACGAAGTCGCAAGGGAAAACGAAGTCCTCTAAATCCAGCTTtcgcaccaaaaaaaaaacttcagaagcGGAGTCTCTTTGCTCAAGTTCAAGTAGCGGCAATCGAGAGAAGCAAACCTCCcacaaaaaaatagaatatgCTTTCAGGTTAATTATAGTCATCCAACTGCGGTCTGTGAAGCTGTTGTTTTGCCAGCAATCCTTTGCATCCATCCGGATTCAGCCGGGTTCATTGTTTCCAGTGGGAAATATTTTGCCAATTAGCAGTGGGTTAAAAAAAATGGTCTACGCGCAAGTAAAGTGTGATTAATTCAAGAAAAACTGACGTTCGGGCTTTGACGAGATGGGTAATTGCAGTCAGAGATGAGgagtttttccttatttcattatcTTCAGTGAAAAACGTCGCCAGTTAGTGTGGAGAACACTGACAGAGTGATTCAGGAATTTTTGTGGCCGGGGTCACTACGCCACTGGTTGCAAACAACCTTCAGTGAAAATCAGTGACATGTGATAAATGTCATaaatgttaacatatatatatatatatatatatatatatatatatatatatatatatatatatatatatatgcatataatttatatgtatatataagtgtacttataaatttctatatatacatacatacatacatacatactgtacatacatacatacaacagacacacacacatacatatacatatatatatacatatatatatatatatatatatatatatatatatatatatatatatatatatatatatatatatatatatatatatatggaattttgtaatacacacacatgacTTTTTACTTTCACTAATATCAGTTGGTGTCGAATTAGCTACAGCTTGGGTATAACTCACCCAATGCTCAATAATGTATTGGACtaattaatcttattaaactaCATAACAGGTAATCACTTGAATAGTAATAACTGACGTACATTGATTTCAGGTGGATATTTGGGTAGTTCCTTGTTTTCATAGGTCGAAAGATCATAagtttttgctttccttttttttttttaattcgctttTCACTCTGTTCATTCTGGTTCCTcgttatttacaataaaaataagactttTAGCTTATTTTCATGCCAGAATTCAAGGAAGGATAATGATTTATTACTTGACTTAATAATTGGTTATTCAAGATATTGGTAAGTTGATCTGACTATTGCATTACACTAGGTatgtaagaataaaattaattaaacgcTGCTAGGCAATTATTAGAAAACACCCATAACCAGGGCAATTCAAGCGCGCCGTATTCATATATAACTTGGAGAGAGGGGTAAAATAGCCTTTAGAACGAATTACTgctggaaaatgagagagagagagagagagagagagagagagagagagagagagagggagagagagagagagagaagtaaaatagCCTTCAGCAAGAATGAtttgaaatcagagagagagagggagagagagaaagaggggtggTAAAATAGCCTTCAGAAGGAATGATCTTtaggaattagagagagagggggggggagaatagCCTTCAGAAGGAGCGATCgttggaaaatgagagagagagagagagagagagagagagagagagagagagagagagagagagaatctcttatAATTTTTGCTTCTGGCTCTGCCCAAAAATCAGTAAAGCTTATTGACTATTCATAACCACATCTTCATGTTTCAGGATCAGAGTACATGGACCCACACGACGAACGCAGATCGCGGAGACAACGGAGGTCCGAAATGCAGAAGCTCCTGCACCATGAGAAGCCTCTAGATTGTCTAGAAGGACAGGAGCCGCCGGGCGGGGACCAACAGGGGCAATACTGTTATGAACAGAACCTCCGGCAGGTTTACTGCGTCGAGCAAGAAACGCCCGAAAAGAAGCTGAGTGAATTCGAGCAACATCTTAACTAACAGCTTCAGCAAATACAATAACAACGAATACCATAAcatggaaatacaacaatatatCTGATTACTGCCAAAACCAACGAATGTGTAGTTTTCGTTATCGTTCCCTGGCAACCTGGTGATCACAAACAGTGCGTCCGATTACCTGAAGATAGGTTGTCAGGGATGAATGATCAAACATTTAGACTTGACTTTAGTTATGTTATTGTGAACAATTACAACGAAAAGGAAATAGACATGTATAATTAAATTAAGAATACAAGACATGAATCTGTGCGGCTTGGTTTTTTAAGAAGATTTAACGCAAATGGAAAACGAATGTAAACTAAAGTGTTAAATGATTTAGTTCAGCAAGAATATGGAGCTGAACCCCACCGTATACACACAATAAGTActactttaaaggaaaaaataattagtgtatgatatactgtacatacatacacacacacacacacacacacatatatatatatatatatatatatatatatatatatatatatatatatatatatatatatatatatatatatatatgctcatttatacatacatacacacacacatatatatatatatatatgtatgtatatatatatatatatatatatatatatatatatatatatatatatatatatatatatggttatatggtgtgtgtgtttgtgtataagagAGTGTAAGCGCTGAGTGACCTGGTACAAAACGATAAAAGCGATGGGAATGCAGAAGGAATCTGGAATAAATAATGATCAGTGGGAATAAATGGTActcatttctttttagtttttctgtaaaagaaaactattgtgctggctttgtctgtccgtccgcaattttttctgtctgtactttttcctgtcccgccctcagatcttaaaaactactgaggctagagggctgcaaattggtatgctgatcatccaccctccaatcaccaaacataccaaattgcagccctctagcctcagcagtttttatttggtttaaggttaaagttagccatagtcgcgcttctgccaacgatataggataggccaccaccgggccgtggttaaagtttcatgggtcgcggctcatgcagcgttgtaccgagcccaccgaaaaatagatctattgtcggtggccttgattatacgctgtacagaaaactcgatttcgccgaagaaacttcggctcattttttacttttttttttattgtggctaaaaaacaatcaattaaaaattaatttcgcTGTCCTGGTGTTTATAAGTTTTGTTAATTACACGACTTTGTATAAAAACGATagtttttgatgtttatatatttaaatgcattaaaTTACAGAGGCAAATGGCACATAATTGCTAATATTTGCAGTGTCAAGACTacgttatgtacatatatacatatacagatatatacacacacacatatatatattatatatatacatacatatatactgtatatacatatatatatatatatatatatatatatgaatatatatatatatatatatatatatatatatatatatatatatatatatatatatatatatatatatatatatatatatatatatatatgtgtgtgtgtgtgtgtgtgtgtgcatatatatgtatatatatatatgtgtgtgtgtttgtatgtctgtgtgtgtatgaatgtgtatatacggtatatatatgtatatatattgcgtagTCTTGACACTGAAATattaataggtatatataatttgtatcgGTACTTTAATGCATTTAAACATGCAAACGtcgaataaaataatttttatacgaAATCGCGTAATTTAGAAAACTTATATACACAAAGAGAGCAAAATGAATTGTCAATTGATTGCTTTTCAgccattattaaaataaaaacaaatgagtaCCGTTTATTcccactgaaaattatttattccaaGTTCCTTCTACTTTCCCTTTCTATTTTATCGCAGCGTATAACACTGTTTTgtgatgcatacacacacacacacacacacacacacacacacacacatatatatatatatatatatatatatatatatatatatatatatatatatatatatatatacacgaatacacacacatatacactttatatatatatatatataatatatatatatatatatatatatatatatatatatatatatatatatatatatataaactcaacacacaatcacgcgtggaacagaaataaatttctgctttGCATgaggaccgaacccaggtctttcaattgaaaggcaagggcgctgcccactaggccatacaagtcataaaagaagttggaacctgagggcaactgcaaccaaggaattacctgggcaagctaactgcttgcataccagcgtgttttccccaacttctcgactcagcaatgacccaattgacagcatttcattcgaattatcccttcagaagagatcattcgaatgaaatgctgtcaattaggTCATTCGAGTCGGGAAGTtagaaaacacgctggtatgcaagcagttagcttgcccaggtaattcctggcagtgcagttgccctcaggttcccaACTTCTTTACGACTTGTATGGCGTAGTGGGCAGTGCagtgcctttcagttgaaagacctgagttcgatctgatgtgaggcagaaatttatatatatatatatatatatatatatatatatatatatatatatatatatatatatatatatatatatatatttacatacatataaatatatatgcatatggatatttacatatatatatatagtacatatatatatatatatatatatatatatatatatatatatatatatatatatatatatatatatatatacatacatataaatatatatgcatatagatatttacatatatatatatacagtatatatatatatatatatatatatatatatatatatatatatatatatatatatatatatatatatatatatatatacatatcacacaacGAAAACTGTAGAGAACCAGAACATAATTATTCATAGATCTGGGTCACTGTAACCAGGTTTTCCACAGAAAAAATGGCCACTTGGCCAGTATAAATGAAAATCTTCAGTTAACTCACATTACAAATAAATTGAAAGATTATTATCCGAAAATGAAGTTTCTCTTGAGGTAAATGATAATGGGATAAAAACTTTTAcgttcattaaataaaatgaattttttttcgtgtgtgCTAAATTATATTCAGCCGTGGCAGCGCACTAAATTacatgtttggagagagagagagagagagagagagagagagagagagagagagagagagagagagagagagagagagagagatctgcgtaagttaatttatatagttttatgcaCGCTTGAATTCCGGAAGAGATATTGTTTGCTTAAAAAATAATGTGTTGCTGTTTTTTAGAacctaataaaaatgtttattaagcccaaaagcatttcagtttatcaacttttttttttttatcttttatactgGTGATCTTCGATTAATATTTGCAGTGTTTATTAGATATTCACGTGTGTAACCGCAGTGATAAGATATTAAAAAGTTTTTGGCATAAACATGTTTCTGAAGCATCCTTATCATAAACCTTGTATAAACGTCATCCTTATTACGTTATCTGCGCCCCATGGAGCCACCGCATACAGTGTGCAGTACAGTACTAAATGTCCTTCGTACCGTCCATGCGCTCCAGCTGCGATGCTTTCtggccttttgtttttttttttttttttgttctttatggTCTCCTCCCACCTAACTATTCGACCCCTTTAACTTTGTTGTTCTCATCCCCCAACCCCTCACTGAATTGAAAATCAAACTGCCATGCATTATAC contains the following coding sequences:
- the LOC136844242 gene encoding uncharacterized protein translates to MDRKFVVFLIILLLMGCLSALIYFCDKFLCNRRSEYMDPHDERRSRRQRRSEMQKLLHHEKPLDCLEGQEPPGGDQQGQYCYEQNLRQVYCVEQETPEKKLSEFEQHLN